A part of Geothrix oryzae genomic DNA contains:
- a CDS encoding prohibitin family protein, producing MVLIAVLLLVVGVLAWRWKTKVEFPLSARLAILQWIGLGLGAVLFLASMAVVVPPGQAGIQVLFGKVNAEPLPSGLHFINPFAQVVEMEVRTRNYTMSTVSDEGQHKGDDSISVISSDGLTVKLDATIFYSLQQARLPEIYRTIGPDVEARIVRSEIRASLRDAAASLSATELYTSKRQSFVDQVSKTLRAAFEGRGITLEQMLLRNVILPDQITKSINDKISADQDAQKMAFVLQKEKQEAERKRIEAEGQARAQQIVSQSLTPQIIEYQRIQALRDIGAKGNLIITPMGGATPMIQVSAKK from the coding sequence GTGGTTCTCATCGCCGTCCTGCTGCTCGTGGTTGGTGTCCTGGCCTGGCGGTGGAAGACCAAGGTGGAATTCCCCCTGTCGGCCCGGCTGGCCATCCTGCAGTGGATCGGCCTGGGGCTCGGGGCGGTCCTGTTCCTGGCCTCCATGGCCGTGGTGGTCCCCCCGGGGCAGGCGGGCATCCAGGTGCTGTTCGGCAAGGTGAACGCCGAGCCGCTGCCCTCGGGCCTCCACTTCATCAACCCGTTCGCCCAGGTGGTGGAGATGGAGGTCCGCACCCGGAACTACACGATGTCGACCGTGTCGGACGAGGGACAGCATAAGGGTGACGATTCCATCTCCGTCATCAGCAGCGACGGCCTCACCGTGAAGCTGGACGCCACCATCTTCTACTCGCTGCAGCAGGCCCGCCTGCCCGAGATCTACCGGACCATCGGACCGGATGTGGAGGCGCGCATCGTGCGCAGCGAGATCCGGGCCAGCCTGCGGGATGCCGCCGCCAGCCTCTCCGCCACGGAGTTGTACACCTCCAAGCGCCAGTCCTTCGTGGATCAGGTGTCCAAGACCCTCCGGGCCGCCTTCGAAGGCCGGGGCATCACCCTGGAGCAGATGCTGCTCCGCAATGTCATCCTGCCGGACCAGATCACCAAGTCCATCAACGACAAGATCAGCGCTGACCAGGATGCCCAGAAGATGGCCTTCGTCCTGCAGAAGGAGAAGCAGGAGGCGGAGCGCAAGCGCATCGAAGCCGAAGGCCAGGCCCGGGCCCAGCAGATCGTGAGCCAGAGCCTGACGCCCCAGATCATCGAGTACCAGCGCATCCAGGCCCTCCGGGATATCGGCGCGAAGGGCAACCTGATCATCACCCCCATGGGGGGCGCCACGCCCATGATCCAGGTGTCCGCCAAGAAATAG
- the ispH gene encoding 4-hydroxy-3-methylbut-2-enyl diphosphate reductase: protein MKVIVAKTAGFCWGVKRAMDAVLEASVRNDGRAVQTLGPLIHNPQALDLIGKRGVAVAETPDKVQNGTVVIRAHGIPIQDLRGLKERQARGEVKIVNATCPEVAKVHHKIKKWSPKGYFTVILGSHGHAESVAHRSFAESGSVIVANMAEAEALTDDQLKKVLVVAQTTFTVKDYHAISDYIRTRAGDAVFENTICEDTWMRQDEAKELARTVDTVIVVGGKASSNTKHLAELAHHYGKPVQYVETAAELDLSAFAGRETVGVLAGASTPTWLVDEVVDVLEQLGDGPSRWRSFAQAAFGSSSLLAMGAGLMTLGVHKWLGLPLGWRYPVLAATYVLAMYLLTPFLDPLGLGAKGPARARFLQRNRIVLLASAGVALVATLGLAASQGLKALAVAAGASLVGAAYKQRFQVGKRILSLRNIPGSKDVVVALALATVAVVMPVWQEGRAWDLRAFAAVFLVGVLAFVRTVIYEIRDMQNDQIVGKETLPILMGKMATKVVLVGLLGSLLAGTLWLTFDSRQQGGHPLAVAVVLVICAAYPVLYLWLYHERFTTGKHRFELSVDLSFYLVGLLALV from the coding sequence ATGAAGGTGATCGTCGCCAAGACCGCGGGCTTCTGCTGGGGCGTGAAGCGCGCCATGGACGCGGTGCTGGAAGCCTCAGTCCGCAACGACGGCCGCGCCGTCCAGACCCTGGGGCCGCTCATCCACAACCCGCAGGCCCTGGACCTCATCGGCAAGCGGGGCGTGGCCGTGGCCGAAACCCCCGACAAAGTGCAGAACGGCACGGTGGTGATCCGGGCCCACGGCATTCCCATCCAGGACCTGCGGGGGCTCAAGGAGCGCCAGGCGCGGGGCGAGGTGAAGATCGTCAACGCCACCTGTCCCGAGGTGGCCAAGGTCCACCACAAGATCAAGAAGTGGAGCCCCAAGGGCTACTTCACGGTGATCCTGGGCAGCCACGGGCATGCCGAGAGCGTGGCGCACCGCAGCTTCGCGGAGAGCGGCTCCGTCATCGTCGCGAACATGGCCGAGGCCGAGGCGCTGACGGACGACCAGCTGAAGAAGGTGCTGGTGGTGGCCCAGACGACCTTCACGGTGAAGGACTATCACGCGATCTCGGATTACATCCGCACCCGCGCGGGCGATGCGGTCTTCGAGAACACCATCTGCGAAGACACCTGGATGCGGCAGGACGAGGCCAAGGAACTGGCCCGCACTGTGGACACGGTGATCGTCGTGGGCGGCAAGGCCTCCAGCAACACGAAGCATCTGGCCGAACTGGCCCACCACTACGGCAAGCCCGTGCAGTATGTGGAGACCGCCGCGGAGCTGGACCTCAGCGCCTTCGCGGGCCGCGAGACCGTGGGCGTGCTGGCGGGCGCCTCGACCCCCACCTGGCTGGTGGACGAGGTGGTGGATGTTCTGGAGCAGCTGGGGGATGGTCCCAGCCGCTGGCGCAGCTTCGCCCAGGCTGCCTTTGGCAGCTCGTCGCTGCTGGCGATGGGGGCGGGTCTCATGACCCTGGGCGTGCACAAGTGGCTGGGCCTGCCCCTGGGCTGGCGCTACCCGGTGCTGGCCGCGACCTATGTGCTGGCCATGTACCTCCTCACCCCGTTTCTGGATCCATTGGGCCTCGGCGCCAAAGGACCGGCTAGGGCGAGATTCCTCCAGCGGAACCGGATCGTCCTGCTGGCCTCGGCCGGGGTGGCCCTGGTCGCGACCCTTGGCCTGGCGGCCAGCCAGGGGCTGAAGGCCCTGGCCGTGGCGGCAGGGGCCTCGCTGGTGGGCGCCGCCTACAAGCAGCGGTTCCAGGTCGGCAAGCGGATCCTGAGCCTGCGGAACATTCCGGGTTCCAAGGATGTGGTGGTGGCCCTGGCCCTGGCCACGGTCGCGGTCGTCATGCCGGTCTGGCAGGAGGGGCGCGCCTGGGACCTCCGTGCCTTCGCGGCGGTCTTCCTGGTGGGCGTGCTGGCCTTCGTCCGTACGGTGATCTACGAGATCCGGGACATGCAGAACGATCAGATCGTGGGCAAGGAGACCCTGCCGATCCTCATGGGCAAGATGGCCACGAAGGTCGTGCTGGTGGGCCTCCTCGGCTCGTTGCTGGCCGGCACGCTCTGGCTCACCTTCGACAGCCGTCAGCAGGGGGGGCATCCCCTGGCCGTGGCGGTGGTGCTGGTGATCTGCGCGGCCTATCCGGTGCTGTACCTGTGGCTCTATCACGAGCGCTTCACGACCGGGAAACACCGCTTCGAGCTGAGCGTCGATCTGAGCTTCTACCTCGTCGGATTGCTGGCGCTGGTGTAG
- a CDS encoding complex I 51 kDa subunit family protein, with protein MSQIPTFSHMPADIGLQRALERTPAEIVQEITASGLKGRGGAGFSTGTKWALAAEAPSDQKFILCNADEGEPGTFKDRVILQEHADLVFEGMTIAALAVGAKEGILFLRGEYTYLRAHLEAVLQQRRSRHLLGEDILGFQPGFDIRIFMGAGAYICGEETGLIECLEGFRGEPRNRPPYPVHQGFLDRPSVVNNVETLAWAACILQKGAAWFRKVGTEMSTGIKIFSISGDCERPGVFEFPMGITVRELLRNVGGENARAVQIGGASGQCIPASQFDRAIAFEDIPTGGSVIIFGPQRDMLDVIENFLGFFADESCGQCTPCRLGNRKLLEGVKMLKAGTCSMAYLNELCALGETMMIASKCGLGQSSPCAFLSVVRNFREELMGRAHPLVHA; from the coding sequence ATGAGCCAGATTCCGACCTTCAGCCACATGCCCGCCGACATCGGCCTGCAGCGGGCCCTGGAACGGACGCCGGCGGAGATCGTCCAGGAGATCACCGCCTCTGGATTGAAGGGTCGAGGCGGCGCCGGGTTCTCCACCGGCACCAAGTGGGCCCTGGCCGCCGAAGCGCCCTCCGACCAGAAGTTCATCCTCTGCAACGCGGACGAAGGCGAACCGGGGACCTTCAAGGATCGCGTGATCCTCCAGGAGCACGCGGACCTGGTCTTCGAGGGCATGACCATCGCGGCACTCGCCGTCGGCGCGAAGGAGGGGATCCTCTTCCTCCGGGGCGAGTACACCTACCTGCGCGCCCACCTCGAGGCCGTCCTGCAGCAGCGCCGGAGCCGGCACCTGCTGGGGGAGGACATCCTGGGCTTCCAGCCGGGGTTCGACATCCGCATCTTCATGGGGGCCGGTGCCTACATCTGCGGCGAGGAGACCGGGCTGATCGAGTGCCTCGAAGGGTTCCGCGGCGAGCCGAGGAACCGGCCGCCCTACCCCGTCCACCAGGGCTTCCTGGATCGTCCCTCGGTCGTCAACAATGTGGAGACCCTGGCCTGGGCGGCCTGCATCCTGCAGAAGGGGGCGGCGTGGTTCCGGAAGGTCGGAACCGAGATGAGCACGGGCATCAAGATCTTCAGCATCTCGGGCGACTGCGAGCGACCGGGCGTCTTCGAGTTCCCCATGGGCATCACCGTCAGGGAGCTGCTCCGGAATGTGGGCGGGGAGAACGCCCGGGCCGTCCAGATCGGAGGGGCCTCGGGCCAGTGCATCCCGGCCTCGCAGTTCGACCGGGCCATCGCCTTCGAGGACATCCCGACGGGCGGGTCCGTGATCATCTTCGGCCCCCAGCGGGACATGCTGGATGTCATCGAGAACTTCCTCGGCTTCTTCGCCGACGAGTCCTGCGGCCAGTGCACGCCCTGCCGTCTCGGGAACCGGAAGCTGCTGGAGGGCGTGAAGATGCTCAAGGCGGGCACCTGCTCCATGGCCTACCTCAATGAGCTGTGCGCCCTGGGCGAGACCATGATGATCGCCTCCAAATGCGGGCTCGGGCAGAGCAGTCCCTGCGCCTTCCTGTCCGTGGTCCGCAATTTCCGGGAGGAGCTCATGGGCCGCGCCCACCCCCTGGTCCACGCCTGA
- a CDS encoding NADH-dependent [FeFe] hydrogenase, group A6 has protein sequence MTEATAIDRPRRAPASQRNQNAPPLGPLGAEAEVALTLDGQEVKVPVGTTILEAARKLGTHIPTLCHHPDLCVAGVCRICSVEVEGLRALQAACTFPVTAPIQVRTHSKKVRLARRHIVDLLLSDHYGDCYACRRNNNCELQDLAREYGVDMFRFGHPERPRHEIDGSSYSVVRDNNKCVMCRRCVRTCIDLQEVGAIEVLGRSDHSHIAPYLGKPLGDVVCINCGQCINRCPTGALHAQDYTDEVWAAIDDPGKHVVIQTAPSPRAAIGECFGLPAGHALTFELNTALKRAGFDRVFDTNFTADLTILEEGTELLIRLKKALMLGESVALPQFTSCSPGWVKYLEHFYPEYIPNLSTAKSPQQMFGAIIKTYYARTHHIPAEDIVTVALMPCSAKKFECNRPEMDASGFKDVDYGLTTRELAKMIRESGIRLPDMPKTGFDAPFGTATGSGVIFGATGGVMEAALRSVLELVSGVKVEDLFAHADIKPVRGFEGIRYAEIPVPEVGPVPTILADHFSSWEFLRGATLKVAVAHGTANAKKVMEDIKAGGPFSQCHFIEFMGCPGGCVGGGGQPIPTSPEIREARAKAIYAEDSAYPIRKSHENPDVLRIYSEFLKEGPCGARSHRLLHTHYTERGKYIE, from the coding sequence ATGACCGAAGCCACCGCCATCGATCGTCCCCGCCGGGCGCCGGCCAGCCAGCGGAACCAGAACGCCCCGCCCCTCGGCCCCCTGGGCGCCGAAGCTGAAGTCGCCCTCACGCTCGACGGGCAGGAGGTGAAGGTGCCCGTCGGGACCACCATCCTCGAGGCGGCGCGGAAGCTGGGGACCCACATCCCCACCCTGTGCCATCACCCGGATCTCTGCGTGGCCGGCGTCTGCCGGATCTGCTCCGTCGAGGTCGAGGGGCTGCGCGCGCTCCAGGCGGCCTGCACTTTCCCGGTGACGGCCCCCATCCAGGTCAGGACCCATTCCAAGAAGGTCCGGCTGGCCCGGCGCCACATCGTCGACCTGCTGCTGAGCGACCACTACGGCGACTGCTACGCCTGCCGCCGGAACAACAACTGCGAACTCCAGGATCTGGCCAGGGAATACGGCGTGGACATGTTCCGCTTCGGGCACCCCGAGCGGCCCCGCCATGAGATCGACGGATCGAGCTACTCCGTGGTCCGCGACAACAACAAGTGCGTGATGTGCCGCCGATGCGTCCGCACCTGCATCGACCTCCAGGAAGTGGGCGCCATCGAGGTGCTGGGACGGTCGGACCACAGCCACATCGCCCCGTACCTCGGCAAGCCCCTGGGAGATGTCGTCTGCATCAATTGCGGACAGTGCATCAACCGCTGCCCCACCGGCGCACTCCATGCCCAGGACTACACCGACGAGGTCTGGGCCGCCATCGACGACCCGGGCAAGCATGTGGTGATCCAGACCGCGCCCAGCCCGCGCGCCGCCATCGGAGAATGCTTCGGTCTCCCCGCAGGGCACGCCCTCACCTTCGAGCTCAACACGGCCCTGAAGCGCGCCGGGTTCGACCGGGTCTTCGACACCAACTTCACGGCGGACCTCACGATCCTCGAGGAGGGCACGGAACTCCTGATCCGGCTGAAGAAGGCCCTGATGCTGGGGGAATCCGTCGCCCTGCCCCAGTTCACGAGCTGCAGCCCCGGCTGGGTGAAATACCTCGAGCACTTCTACCCCGAGTACATCCCGAACCTCTCCACCGCCAAGAGTCCGCAGCAGATGTTCGGCGCCATCATCAAGACCTACTACGCACGGACCCATCACATCCCCGCCGAGGACATCGTCACCGTGGCCCTGATGCCCTGCTCGGCCAAGAAGTTCGAGTGCAACCGGCCCGAGATGGATGCCAGCGGCTTCAAGGATGTGGACTACGGCCTCACCACCCGCGAACTGGCCAAGATGATCCGCGAGTCCGGCATCCGGCTGCCGGACATGCCGAAGACGGGATTCGACGCACCCTTCGGAACCGCCACCGGCTCCGGCGTGATCTTCGGCGCCACCGGAGGCGTCATGGAGGCGGCGCTCCGCTCGGTCCTCGAGCTGGTGTCCGGCGTCAAGGTGGAGGACCTCTTCGCCCATGCCGACATCAAGCCCGTCCGGGGTTTCGAGGGCATCCGCTATGCGGAGATCCCGGTTCCGGAGGTGGGGCCCGTCCCGACGATCCTCGCGGACCATTTCTCGAGCTGGGAGTTCCTCCGGGGAGCCACGCTGAAGGTCGCGGTGGCCCACGGCACGGCCAACGCGAAGAAGGTCATGGAGGACATCAAGGCGGGCGGTCCCTTCAGCCAGTGCCATTTCATCGAGTTCATGGGATGTCCGGGCGGGTGCGTCGGCGGGGGCGGCCAGCCCATTCCCACCTCGCCCGAGATCCGGGAAGCCCGGGCCAAGGCCATCTACGCCGAGGATTCGGCCTATCCAATCCGCAAATCCCATGAGAACCCGGATGTCCTGAGGATCTATTCCGAGTTCCTGAAGGAAGGCCCCTGCGGTGCCAGAAGCCACCGCCTGCTCCACACGCACTATACGGAGCGGGGGAAATACATCGAATAG
- a CDS encoding NADH-quinone oxidoreductase subunit NuoE family protein: MLMTEREFLAAEIQNLVDKYGRQRTSLVPILQEVKRKYHKIDSYAMQVTADLLGIHPVEVNSVVSFYAFLGDRPQGRYVIRLCRTISCDMAGKARVMRQLENDLGISFGQTTPDGKFTLEWANCIGMCDQGPALLVNERVFTRVTPESVHAILEECRRAFGQHATERKEVHLA; encoded by the coding sequence ATGCTGATGACGGAGCGTGAATTCCTGGCGGCGGAAATCCAGAACCTGGTGGACAAGTACGGCCGCCAGCGCACCTCCCTGGTGCCCATCCTCCAGGAGGTGAAGCGCAAGTACCACAAGATCGACAGCTATGCCATGCAGGTCACGGCCGACCTGCTCGGCATCCATCCGGTGGAAGTGAACAGCGTTGTGTCCTTCTATGCCTTCCTCGGCGACCGCCCCCAGGGCCGCTATGTGATCCGCCTCTGCCGCACCATCTCCTGCGACATGGCGGGGAAGGCCCGGGTCATGCGGCAGCTCGAGAACGATCTGGGCATCTCCTTCGGCCAGACGACGCCGGACGGGAAATTCACCCTGGAATGGGCCAACTGCATCGGCATGTGCGACCAGGGGCCCGCCCTGCTGGTGAACGAGCGCGTCTTCACCCGCGTCACCCCGGAATCCGTGCACGCCATCCTCGAGGAGTGCCGCCGGGCCTTCGGACAGCACGCCACGGAACGGAAGGAGGTTCACCTCGCATGA